One Lytechinus pictus isolate F3 Inbred chromosome 11, Lp3.0, whole genome shotgun sequence genomic window, ttaagattttgatgttgattcccccaacatggtctaagttcattgaccctaaatgacctttgaccttggtcatgtgacatgaaactcaggcaggatgttcagtaatacttgattaaccttatggccaagtttcatgaactaggtccatatactttctaagttatgctgtcatttcaaaaacttaacctcaggttaagatttggtgttgacgccgccgccgccgccgtcggaaaagcggcgcctatagtctcactctgctatgcaggtgagacaaaaaactaCACAAACATGATTTCAATAGCTCACAACAAATAGGCACATGCTAGTTTTTGGAAGGCAATTTCTCCCATTTCAGGAAATACTTTTCTCCAAATGCAATTATGCGATAACTTCAAATATCAACACTCTGCCACACAcagattattgattttttaactCTGTGGCAGAACTTGTGGTGATTCTAGAATAGGTGGTCTCCCCACAGCATTAACTTTGGGGAATTTTAGGGGCAATTTTTTGGCTGCAATGAGGGCGAAATCGCCCGTCGTGCTTGCATGTTTTCTAAGGTTATGAAAATTCAATATTCTCTGGTGAAAGCACTCAGTGACATACCAAGCCTATAGGCTAATGAAAGCCAGTCTGCATTCTCTGCTCCCGAGTTGAGTAGTTTAGCTGCTACACGAACCCATGATGGCACATCCTCCTCTTTGATGGTATCCGTTGTACTCACTTTGACTGGCAAGGGGGCTGTGTAATGAAATGGTAAGAGAGGATATATTTAAACGTAAAGATGTATTATCGGGAGATCCTCATCTAAATCTATATTTGAAGTTCTGAATTCAATTGAAACAGCCGAACAAAGTTCATATTCCCTTTTCTATAAGCACTTTTTCTTCACCTTAGATAGTCCTTATACTACATTGGCTAAACCAATTTGTTCTAGCATCGATGTAGTACTTATTCAAACAgacattgtttaaaaaaagtcagGAGACTGAAAAAACAGTCACATACTTATACAGGTATAGCAAAGTACAGTGATTTGTGGTCTAATTTTATTGCCCTTTGGTTTATACTACACATTGTCTTATACTACTTAGATTAATTCTCGTTTAGTCTACTGCATTTATTTCCACTCTGTCAGCTTATTAAATCATACAATAGGGTCTCACCAGGGAGAGCTGCTTTCTCTGAAGGAAACCACTTCTGAAAGACATTGGTTCTGATCCGTCTTGACTCACACATCACAACTTTCTTAGTAAGGCATTCTTCAAGGTTTAAGAAATGGAGGCAATTGTTCTCTTGGCAAGCTTGTTTCCCATGAGCCAGACAGCGCCGGTTGCAGGGGCACGCAACAACAAGATGGTAACGTACTCTCTTCATGCACATCTGCCGAAGGTCTGCCAGAGTACTGTCCAAGAAGTGACGAACCTGTGCAgagaaaatcaattcaatatcCCGTCTGCTACACCAAATCACCTTGGATATACTTCACTGCATATCCTTGAACTTGGAAGGAATTTTTTACTATCGATAGTCAGTATGACCAAGTATGTGCTACATATGCAGTAAGGAGAATTTTAAATACTTGAACTTGTGCAACCTGGGCAACTTGCTATACCAAAaatgattgataatgataaatactATTGATAATTATTGGCACAGGGTAAGCGTTGTATGTCAAAACCTGGCCTGCCATTTTTCATGTGGGCATGCTGTTTGAACGCACATGTATTAATATAAGTTGCCACTGCTTTGGCCTTGCTGATCTGAAGGTTCATGTTGTCTTTTCTACATTTACTTTTCACAAATGATGAAATAGTTATTAAAGTTTTTATGCTGCACTTTCAAGCTGTTGTTTTTTGTGCCAATAGGGTGTGTTATTTGCACAAACACCTACATGTTTTCATAATTGATGATATTACATGTGAATTTCTGTATTGCTTTTCACTCTGGAAATGTTATTGCAATACAGCTAAACCAGGAATTGATTTAATCATAATTTGCGATGAATCCTAGGTAACATATCCTGATAGCTTGTATAACAACTTGCATGAATTAAACAGAAAGCCTACCTTAGCACATGCTTCCTGGTTGGCCTGCTCTTGTTTAGCTACATCTGTTCTCTGATCTTCAGCATCGTATATATCAACACTTAACACCATGACCTGCAAAAAACAACCCACATTTTATAGCAACACTTCAACACCATAAGCTGtaagaaacaaaaatagttaTAGCAACACTAAACATCATATTAAACCTGTAAGAAACAACAATATTGTATAGAAACACTTAATGACATGAGCTATGAGAATAAGCAACACAAAACACCACGAGCTATAAGAGCAAGCAGCATAAATATGAACATATGGGCATgtgtattatgattgattgaaaAAAGACAGAATGTCATGCATATTTTTCTAAAAAGTGAGCAATTGCTCAATTTCTACTTGAATTATCAGCCGCAtaatattaattcataaattGGAAGACTTGGGATgttattttattggattctattGAATTCATCTTGTGATCAATCATGaccatatttatttataatttatgtTCAAGCAGATCTATAATACTTACCTTAATTCTGGCTAGCCTAGCAGGTGCCATCTCAAGAAGTGCATCATGTTCAGTATTGAGGAAAAAGCGAGCTTGTCTGAAGAATAGACGAGGCTCCCTACCGCCCTGCTCCTGGCTCCAGCGGACCGCTCGCGTCAAGATGCGATGGAACAGACCATCTTAAAGCACAAAAAAACACGATCTAATTAAGATGGGATTCATTTAACTTTTTGATACGAAATGTACATCTTTAGTACTttaggtgaggtgaatgggtacctggcaggaatttattccttgaaatgcgtgtgcgctgtaatcttagtaattacggctgccaagctacagctggggtaataatatccaagtcctttggaagcgcatagagacattattcataatcgtgatatgcgctatacaagaactgtttattattattattattattacttgcaATTTTCTCCTCATCAAGTCATATATGAAGTACTACTGTTGCAGCtacaatttatataaaaaaatggtgGATTAAAGATTTGACATAATTTGTCATGGATTAAGCTTTATAGATTTACcaaaatataacaatttgtAATGCTTGCCATAGGCTAACACATGTTTAAAAACTAAATTGACATTTCATAAGTATTAATGTGATGTTAAATCATACAGAACTAAATTTTAAATCTATCAGTTTGTTTCAGGATAGAACTCGCCACATATAATTCCGTCAAAGTGCAAAGTTTAAAAATCTCTCCACAAGGTATCTGCACAATTTAGGTATGCAATTCCACAACATAATTCGTATTCAAAGCATATAAacatagaaatatttttttcttccatttttaaCAAAACTTTCATTTCATACTGACCAGGAAGAAAGCCATTGAAAGTAATATAGAAGGCCACAGATGCATTAGTTTCAGCCATTAGATCCTCTTGATCTGGACATTCACGTAATCTTGAAGGCACATAGTAACTTCTCTCTCCTAAAACAGCTTGGGATGGCTCATCTAGACTTGGTACCTGGAGACAATagaagtaaaaacaaaagaatacatcTCAACTACATTATACTGCCCAACGTCTTTCCATAAAATCAAACTCATAATTCTTTAACACAGCGGGCAAATCTTATTCCATCTTCATCACAACTAGCTAATGCCTTGTggaagtggtttacggtacaccattgGTGTACTGTTTGGGAACAACATTTTCCTGAAAACAGTGAATATCGGCTAATGACATTTGAAGGTTTGTATGGTGTACCATAAACCGTGTACCAATTCCGCAATTGTCTATACCACCTTGCAAACCTTCAAAAAACATCCATCTAGCTAACTCCTACTACTTTGAGAAAAAGGTTGCTCCCAAACGTTTGCCTAACAAAGTTAACTGTGAGGGAATGGAGGAAGCTTATCAGCAAATTATCATTTTCTGATGATTTCTTGAATAATCCCAACAACTTAGAGCCCGTTTAAATATCTTTCCCCTTTTCAACAAGACAGAGCCAAAACAGATATTTTCGAACAGACTGAAGCATTGTCTGTGTGTCTTGGTACTTCACAGATCTGTGTCAAACAGATATGATTATCTACATGTTGGACTGACCTCTAACATCATCATTTCAAAGATATGAATGCTCATGGGCACAAGGGCCATGGCTGGATTTTGAACCACTAACTTTCATCTGTGTATAGACAAAAACTTGaaaaaggatggacatgacctcatatcatttgacctttttacccctagatgacctttgaccccatcatcctcatggacacacatgtggtattacccaaggatcgtatgtaccaagtatgaacataattgatgcagaaataaacaaaatgagagcaagttgaaaaaaaaataacagtttTGTAACAGACTAAcagaccaacaggaaaagtAATTACTAGGTCTCTGCAGAACTTTGTTCAGACGACAACAAACAAAAATGCTATAGAGTGAATGTAGATGAGGAGTATTGCAGATGACCTGAAAGTATCCAAAAGTATTAAAAGGCCAAACAATACACACTTTTCCTCATCACAAACCTATTTCAGATTTCAGTTTTCCTGAATCCCAGACATCTTCTAGTGATGAGCACAGACCCTTTAACTCTTTGTGCGTTGGGCCATGAACCCCTCTGTGCTTAATTATTTTCAAGGAGGGGAAATAATGCAAAGTTCATGCAGCACCAAGTGTGCATTGGTGTGAAGTGCGCGTGGAAAGGGTTAAAAATACATTGGCTGTTGTAATCAGAATTTCTGAAGATGATTTGTCTAATAATATTTAAGAATATAGGCAATCAATGGGACATTATCTGCAGCCTACCTCACTTGTAGTCTGCCGTTCGCATAACAGATCAAACTTTTCCATGAGACCCACCAGGACTTGCTTCTGGTCTATCACATCATGCCACATATGGTCCAGAAGTTGGTCTTGTAGAATACCATACTCATCAAGCTTAGTCCAAGCATCCACCAGTAACTATACAAGAATAAAGAACATAAAATAAACCATTTAAATCTGCATGGCAATTTCAAAGAGGTTtcaaaggagaaatatattgattgcAAAGTTGAAGTTCATGGGTCACATTAATTGTAGAGAAGGCCTAGAGTTTTGGTTTGACAGGGGGAAGCAAAAAATAGGAGTAAGACAAATCTTTGGATGGAGAGTCTACAGAAAAGAACATACATAAATAAACATAGCGTAACCCTAATAGTCCAAAAGGGGTCGGGGGCATTATGGGCCCCTATCAACATTCTTCACGATAAAGCTGTAATGTGAGGGAATATTAGGGTTATAggttaaattgaaaatgaagtgAAATCCTCCAAAAGTATACCTATACCAATACAGTAATCTTTTATCGTTATAATACTTAATCAAATGATAACGAAAGTTGAATACACAAACAAGAGAATTCTAAGACAAAGGACCTTATCATTGACATCCTTGACAGCGATGATCCTTCCAAAGATATCAACCAACCACTGTGGATTGAGTATGACTGTATTCCTCAGGGATGTATCCGTAGCCCCAGTTCCACCGTAATAGATGATGACCCCAAGATCATGATAGAACTGAAGCATTGTCTGAAGGCCAGCTTCAGAACTGATTCCTACGGAGGATCCAACCTCGCTCATCTGTATGcaacaagaaaacaaaagcaGGGTTATACCTTTCTCAGTAGTATATGGTTTTGACATCTCATATTGCCTACCGAAGGAAACATTCAAGTTTACTTTAAAACAAAGACTGACAATGATCTCACAAACACCAACAAATATAAGATGTTTTATAACATGTTATCATCCAAGACCAGGTTCATATTTCATGTTAAAATCCCTATATGAATGACCAATAACAGGTTCAAAATGTCTGTAAAAATTCTTGTACTGTATGTCAATAAATGCGACCATTTCAACAACTTTAAAAGATAATCAtcttaaaattttcaaaatattacaataaCATAATAGGTATAAAATGGTCAACAAAGTAAAGGCTTTGAATCTGAGTGTGCAGTCTTCTACATGTAATCTTCATTTCTCATTTCTAGACTAAGATTTCTTAAAATTATTTACGTGAAGGTAATGACATTGTTTTGGGAATTCATCTTATGATTACTCACATTATCTAATGACATGTAGTTAATACCCTGAGAAACCAAGTCTGCTATCTTCTGCTGGAATCGTATCCACTTCAGGGGTATATGTTCTCCCATGTAAGGCTCTTGCCTGGCAATATCTTCTACATGCTTACGAAGCTTTACAACCTGGCATAgtagcaagaaaaaaaaggagtaaaTCATGGGTATATCTAATACGCCTAACATTATCCAATATCAGTCCCCTCTTTCGACTCTCCCCCTTACCCATCAAGAAACCGTCAATGTTGAATGAAAGAATGTGATGTTATCTGATCATTTTCCACTTATACAGgtacatgcatatatatatatatatatatatataccgtatatatatatatatatatattcatatactgTTTATACATGAAATGTAATGCCCACGTCACAGAGTATAAAAGAAGGccaacatatatatttttttgacgGATGGTGTTAAAATATTCTGTTCTTTAAAATTCTCTTTCTATCCTCATTCACtcgttttcaatatttttttatttaatttgaaaataaaagtagaaatgacttatttttggtcaaagaaaaataatgaataaaataaagtcaagcaacaatctttataaaaatttttttttgaaaaaaaaagtattaaaaatatatgacagACTTTTGTTGCGACAAACTGGCTAAGGGTTGCGCTcctttattttgtatgttaATGATTTAATTTGGCATACATTGCCGAACCCCAAACTGAACCAAAGTTCAGAAAAAATTGCCGAACCGAACCTGAACATGCCGCGTGACTTGCAGCACTATATAAAAATCTATGTGCGACACGCCTTTCAACATCCTGCTTTTGCATGCAGGGTTGAATTTCGtttttaataaattcaaatacaaAGCTGCCAATACCTgttcatcatctccatcatcaatGTTATTCTCCACTGCATAAAATGTAGGAATGATGTGAGGATAATATGGCTTGCCAACAAGACTCTGTCGTATCCGTACAAACTTCTCTTCAACCTGTATCAAACAATTAATTCAcaatagaattttttttcaaaatgtactCTATACATCTAGTAGGAATAAATCTAAATTAAATGCACCTGATGGGGGTTAACAGGTGATGATAATAGAATTATTGACAGGTGGTACCTGCGGAAGATACAGATATTTCCATCTCTAGACCTATACTGGCCTCATATTTTCCCAACTAGCTTGGGATATATATATGTCGTATTTTCCTGAAGGTAAGTCAACACTATATGAAAATGTATCATGAAAATATGGTAGGAAACATATAATTCCTATGTATTGTTGGTAAAGATCTGGAAGTGTTAACATATTGCACCACCCGAGACGGTCTGTCCATTTATTGTGCAGCTTTGCTTtattggtggcagcggtgggatgtgATCCAAAGGAGTCAAACTCATCTGTGCTTTAATCCCCCTAAAATTATGTcctgtatacattttttttgtcagaaaAAGATGTTTGGCATTCAAATCATATCAAGCTGATTTATCAAAATGTGCATAGAGTTGAACACCAATGAATGTGTCCCAGGGTTTGATCACAGCATGGATCACAACGTGAAATCCTTggtaaactgttaaaatagagcattttaacagtgttaATCACAAATTCACACattccactatgtgaacacactgtaacaTAATTTTTTCCCCCTAAAGTTCCAGTAGGGATAGTaacattttcttcaaatatgCTGTTTGGTTTTCAAATCATCTTTCTTCCCTATTCAAATATCACATTACAGTTTATCtacatacatgaaaataagtTGTCACTTCAATCTCCATACTGCCTTTGCATTCTAATTACAATTCCTTACTACattcaaaagaatattaaagtTGAATGTATGTACAACTCACCATCCTAGCTTGTTCTACTAGGTCTGTGCCAAGGCTAGCCCTGTGTGTTCCAACCACAATGATAGGAGGAGCTAGCATAGTATTATCCAATGCATTCTTCCTATTCTCAGCTGTATGTGCATGGATTGAGTGCATCCAATAATCCATAAAATCAAGGTTGCTGAATTCACTCTCTGTGTATTCCAACTGTATGAAGTAGAAAAGATGATTTCATCAAATAttgatattctattttttttcttttaacctGCAATCATATCTGTGAGACTGCATGAATATAAATCTGATCCTTTAGATTGAAAACAGCTCTCTAGTAACAAAATCATCTGCTGATCTGAATTACTCTCTTATTTCATAGTCTTATtatattgtaaaagaaatgaccaatattaCTAAATCCATTTCCAACCAGCATTTCGCTTCAATAAAGCCACATTTCGCCATTTATCATTTcacatttattcataaattattCACATTTACATCCACTGCTGAACACACTTAAAATAGCATATTCAATATATGCCCCACCTAATAATTTTATGTCATGCACTACATTGTCATCTTTTAAGGTCTTATTGAAGAGACAGCTCGTCTCTTCCTTTTCCTTGTAACTCTATTTTAAGTACCTATGTATCATGCATGtcatggtgtgtgtgtgtgtgatggtgtgtgtgtgtttgtattaTATCGTAACATGTGTTTCTTTTCCCTGTTTTGGGGGACTATGACTCACAAGTTTTTTAAACTTTCATATTAGTCTCAAATTTCATTCATTAGATTAAATCTCGATTGTTGCATGTTACTTTGTAtatcttttatgattttatgattgaaataaaattgaaattgaattgaattgaataatgatattttgtCATTCCTCATTGAGAATGTGTCATTCAGTTATAGAACAATAAATTGAAATACTTATGGTATGACATAAATAAccataaaacaagaaaatgagcAGTTCTTACTGCATCGTCTCCTCTTCGTATCTGTGTCTGTGCTGAACCATCAAGATCATGAGTTAGAttgaaaactaaaatataaACTGCTCTAGATGAAAGAAAGACctggaataaaaaagaaaaatacactaTTAAAATTACTTTCACAAAACTGAACAAAAACCTGTCCATATTGATGCCATCAAGTCATATACTAATATTGCTACCTAACACTAAATGTTTTGAATTACACTCATCTATCGCACTGCAGTTTTAGACATCtgaaatgcaaatttttgtgtaATGTCTTTTCACCCATACTGTATACAACAATAAAGTAGTACAAATTAAAGGAACaacagtttttcaatttttagtaAGCACAATGGAGAAACACCATTTAAATCTACAAATTCCACTTCTTAAAACATGTGGTCAGAATTTAAGACCTGCAAATAGCTATATGGAACAGCCTCGTGCTATCATTATCCAGAATGTTCAAATAGATTCAATGAACATGTTTACCTGATGGGTAGTGTAATAGACTGATTGTCCAGCAAAGTCCCATATATTTAAGATAGTTTTCTTGGATTCATCTTGATGTGTTTCCATGTCTTCAAGAAGATCAGTCTTGCCATCCTCTGCTTCCTTGAGAAGTCTTTCAACCTGGGAGGTCacaaggttaaaggtcacttCATCCAGTGACTTGGCCAGATCCTCAAGCTGCTCAGCCTCAACATCAgtctttaaaatttaaaattttaaaaatcgaATTACGATGATGGTTCTTATTGTACAGAATGTCACTATAAGTGAACCAAAGCTGTTGGAGCAGAGGGCACTTATCCTCCTTCCCCTACAACTTTCAAAACTTATTGGTtttactgaagaaaaaaatatccccAAATCCAGCCAAAATGTATACCAATACTTCAATATCAAtggaatgatataaaaaaaatgtccaaattACCACCTTTGTTGCTTCACTTCCCTTTTACATTTGCATATGTTGTGGTATAGTCAATATACTCTTGCCATTTGGCTGGAATGCCAGGCTTGTGTTGCTGCTTTCTTAAGAATTACACAATTCCTTCCAGAAGTTTTTGGCAAACATAGTTTTGTACAATGTATatacagacactttggtggtaattttattggattatccaacaaatcattttgaaatcatcACAACTGGAAAAACAGCTTCGAATGATTCAATCTTACCTGATCATCAGTGGCATTATCACTGCTGCTATCGGTAGCACTAGTGATCCACACATCATCTTTAGAATCTTCTTTGCTCTGAGATGAATCTTCCGGCAAGATAACGGGACTTGACCTCTTGACCTTTTCTTCCTGGGACACCTTTTTCTTCCACAGGACCCTGGCTATATTGAGAGCCAATGCCTGTGTGTAGCTGTCCTGAAGACTTGATAACTCATCTGAGAGTTTAAAGAAAACCAACAGTATTtaatcaaatttatattttttgtttatttccaattttgttGCGAAAGGGTTAAGATATTTCTAATCAAGTTTGACCACAAAGAATGCTTTCTCAAGCATAATTCTTGGATGGAAACTAGTCATGATTGAAAAGGTTTACTTACCAAGAGTGTTTTTTGATGTTTCATCTTGTAGCCCTGTTTGTATCCTCCATCCT contains:
- the LOC129271251 gene encoding uncharacterized protein LOC129271251, translating into MQPMTLCTTCHGRNIVLEDDHTATRSGGSSNGIVFSAQPHPIGEKVTMEIRAVGGSWPGALRYGFTNKSPETLNADQLPPFVMPHLSSQPGYWARGLHSRHNQEGNILSFYLTRDREVYSFVNNENITTDKLSPQDVNVNMPVWVILDVYGTTTSITIRGEGGAPSEILSRGPDAMEAFKQAATNGTKPIFRTRLMLVGHDQVGKTSLKRSLMGQSYNSEEVSTDGIDTKDTCEINTQNASGWRIQTGLQDETSKNTLDELSSLQDSYTQALALNIARVLWKKKVSQEEKVKRSSPVILPEDSSQSKEDSKDDVWITSATDSSSDNATDDQTDVEAEQLEDLAKSLDEVTFNLVTSQVERLLKEAEDGKTDLLEDMETHQDESKKTILNIWDFAGQSVYYTTHQVFLSSRAVYILVFNLTHDLDGSAQTQIRRGDDALEYTESEFSNLDFMDYWMHSIHAHTAENRKNALDNTMLAPPIIVVGTHRASLGTDLVEQARMVEEKFVRIRQSLVGKPYYPHIIPTFYAVENNIDDGDDEQVVKLRKHVEDIARQEPYMGEHIPLKWIRFQQKIADLVSQGINYMSLDNMSEVGSSVGISSEAGLQTMLQFYHDLGVIIYYGGTGATDTSLRNTVILNPQWLVDIFGRIIAVKDVNDKLLVDAWTKLDEYGILQDQLLDHMWHDVIDQKQVLVGLMEKFDLLCERQTTSEVPSLDEPSQAVLGERSYYVPSRLRECPDQEDLMAETNASVAFYITFNGFLPDGLFHRILTRAVRWSQEQGGREPRLFFRQARFFLNTEHDALLEMAPARLARIKVMVLSVDIYDAEDQRTDVAKQEQANQEACAKVRHFLDSTLADLRQMCMKRVRYHLVVACPCNRRCLAHGKQACQENNCLHFLNLEECLTKKVVMCESRRIRTNVFQKWFPSEKAALPAPLPVKVSTTDTIKEEDVPSWVRVAAKLLNSGAENADWLSLAYRLGYKKTKIQKLTEDEPNPALCILIDWFQTSGNTALSVEMLLSYLEQMKRDDVIEVIQKGQDVNKAPPTVFISYNWDIQEDVRNLRDYLERTGFPCWMDIGQMGGGDQLYNKIYEGIHSAKVFVCCITPHYIISESCNRELSLADQLKKPIIPIIFKKVPWPPPGGMALIVSQLIYVTFDGVGGHGGSGVKADKEMKYQDVIHQITRYTKPIQVEPAVKIEDSAVEIIATNNSRSGDSTTPQSLRSPSRGESLRTQSSLGRASLGGGAGGQRQAQQVAVTKCTICAIL